The following nucleotide sequence is from Fusobacterium sp. SYSU M8D902.
TGTGGCAATATATTTAATTCAATATTAGCTCTTTTAAAATAACTCTTTATCTCTTCTGCTTCTTTAATATTTTTATCTGTATTAAGAATCATCAAATCTATACTCTTTTTTAAACTTATATTTTTAGAAGAATTAGCTTTTGTATTCTTCTCTCTCTCATCAATATTTATCAGTTCTTTAGGAAAAAATGGAGTTTTTTCCTTCCCTAACACTCTTCTTAAATCTTCTTTTTCAGCTCTAGAATATCTATATTTCTGTCCAAAAGATAAGACAGATATTCTAACTGTTTTATCTTCAATTATAACGCTATTCTCATCAATTATCTTAAATTTCTCTCCATACTCCAATGTCTCTTCATCTATATCTAGTACTGCATCTACTCTTTCATTAAAGAGTGAAATCAATCTTTTTTGATCCTTTATCTCACTATAAAATTGCAATTCCTCTACTAAGGCTACCTCTTCAAAATAATCTTTATTTTCCCTCAATACTATTGAGTTATTTTTCAGAGATTTTACATAGTATTTACCTGTCCCATATATTTTTTGCCCTTTTATTTTTACAATAGATGTAACATCATAAGTTAATTTTTCTAAAAAAGTATTATCTTCTTCTGATAACTTTATAACTAATTTCTTATCATCTAAAATTTTTATCTCCATTATCTCTGAAAATAAGTATTTTAAATTATTATTTTTTAACTGTTCCAATGAAAATTTTATATCTTTTGCTTCTAATTCATCTCCATTATGAAAATAAATATCACTTTTTAATTCAATATAAAGATTTTTTTCATCTAACCATTTAAACTCTTTTACCAAACTAGGTTTTATCTCTCCATTATTATCTTTTATAAATAATCTATTATATACCAAATTAACAAATCTTTTTGAATAGTCATCATTGATTAAAATTGGATTTAAATTTGAAATTTTTCTTCCTTGGCTAATCTTAATATTCTTCAAAGCTTTTTCTTGAATGTTTTCTTGATATATATCATCAAAAAAATTATCCTCTAGGTCTAAAGGTAACTTATTTGCAAAACTTATTATAAATTTAAATATGAATAAAATTATATATTTCTTCAAACTCTCTACCTCTTTTCCTAATCCTCTTTCAAATTGAAAATATCGTTTACTAAGTAAACTGATTTATTGTAGCTTTGATATATCTTTTCAAAATAATTATGATTTTTTTCAAATATATCAACAATTTCAGGTTCGAAACTTTCTCCTCTTTCATTTTTGATAATTTCAACAGCTTCTAAGTGACTATATCCTTTTCTATAAATTTTTGTCTGTCTTAAATTGTCATACATATCAGCTATTGCTACTATTCTACTTTCTAGTGGTATATCTTTTGTCTTTAATCCCAATGGATAACCTTTACCATTCCATTTTTCATGATGAAATCTTACTATATTTTCAGCCATATCACCCAATTGCAATTTTTTTGCTATCTTTGCTCCTATATCTGTATGCTTCTTTACTTCATTAAACTCTTCTTCAGTTAATTTTCCCGGCTTTGTCAATATATCTTTAGAAATAGCTATCTTTCCAATATCATGAAATGGTGTTTGTTTTTTTATCTCTGCTATAAAAGCTTTATTACAATTGTATTTTTTAGCTAGAAACTCTGAATACATTGCTAGTCTTTTTCCATGATCTCCAGCTTCCTCTTGATCTAATTGGTGGATAGCTTCAAAACTTTCTACTAACATTTCACTTAATTTTTCCGCTTTCTTTCTGTTTGCTTCAGCTTTTAAAATTAATATTGTTAAAATAATTATAAAAATAATTAATGGGATTACTATTTGAGCAATCAGTTTATAGTTTTTCTCAAATAAAATATTTTTATTTGCTCTTGAATCAATCATTGTTCTATCTAAGCTAAAACTCTCTACAAGAGTTTGAAAAACATTTCCTAATTCCACATCTTTTTTCTTTATTCCCATACTTATACTGAAATCTTCATTTAAAACTCCAGCTATTTTTATCTTATTCTCAAGAAAGTTATTTGTTATGGCTCCCTCTAGCATACTTGTAAAAAATATAAGATAATCTCCCTCATAATTTAATAATTTATTTATTCCCTCTTCTAACGTTTCAACATATATTATTTTTGATTTTTCTATCGTTTCTGGCAATGGAATTTCAATATCTACATTTTTTACCATTACTATTTTTTCATGGCTTAAATCTGATAATTTTACAGTAAAAGAATCTAATTTTCTATTGGCTATCCCTACTGTATTTTGATAATAAGGCTTAGTAAACATATAATCTTTTTTCAAGTCATTTTTCTCTATTATCACTCCATTGATATCCCAATCATCTGATCTAGTTATAGTGATTGGAATATTTAGGATTTTTTCTATATCTTTTACTATATCTGGTAATATCCCCTTTATACTTCCATTATTTTTATAATAAATTGGTAGTAGATATTCATCACTAGGAATTTTTACTTTTATATTTTTATATTTCTCTTTTACATATTCATAACTAGGAATATCCTTTAAAATATATCTATAAAAATTTATTCTATTTTTATCTAAAGTTTTTTTCAATTTCTCATTATCATAATCTTTTAATTCCTCATTTAAGCTATTATATAAACTGTTATATTCCTCTTTAATTGCAATCTGCTCTCTATAAAGAATATTTTCTATAACTCTCACCGAAGTTTCAACAGAGTTATTCTCAATCCAGTTACTCAAAATAAGTGCATCTATATCCTCATTTTTTAAACTTTCCAATGCATCTGTTCTATTCTTCATTACTATTTTATCAAATTTTATCTTATCAAATCTTTTTTCTATTTCATCAATTCCTCTTGAATTTTCTACATATCCTATTTTTAACCCTTTTAAGTCACTCATTTTTGTCAATTTACCACTATTTTTTACTAATACAGCTATTCTATAGGTAATTGGCATCTGTATAAATTTATATCCAGCTAATTCTTCTGGTTCCACAGCCCTCAAAATTACATCTGGATCTTTCTCATTAAATATATATTCAAATTTATAATTTTTTTTCTCCTCTAATTTCTCTAATATATCTACATAGACTCCCTCATATTTACCCTTATCCATATCTCTATATAGATACATATCCACTCTATTAAATGGAACTTTAACTTTTAAAATCTCCTTAGAATATAATAAGCTATTAAGTAATATCAATATAAAATAAAATATAAACCTTCTCATCTCTCCTCCTAACCAATATCTTCCTCTAATCTACATATGTAGCTCTTATTACAATTCCACCAGAATATTTTCCCGGTTCTGTTTCTACTGGTACATTTTCTATTACTCCACCAATTGAAAACTCTTCTCCAGTTAATTTTGTTATCTTTATATTATTTCCATTTAAAGAGTTTAAATCTTTTACCATTAATTTTGTTGTGATTGCCTTCCTAGCACTATTATAAATTGGTACTTCTAAATTCTCCTTAATCGATTTGAATTCTGATCCTTCTAAAGCTTTCCATTCTACCTTTATATTTCCATAACCAGTAATAGCAATTTTTCCTTCTTGCTTTACAGTAACATTTGAACTCCCTATACTTATACTGCCAAAATCAACATCTGAAATCTTCGTTATTGTTATTGGTCTTAAAATGTCAACAGTTACTTCCACTATTGCTGTTTTATTACTTCCTATTGTCAATATAGAAATCAATAAAAATAGTAATAGTATTGTATTTTTTTTCATATAACCTCCCTTATTCAAAAAAAACAACCACAAATAAATTTGTGATTGTGCAACTGGCTGCCACTTTAAAAGGCCCTATAGCTTTGCGTCATAACGTTTCCATTACTTTGCTAAATTTTTATAATGCTTTCTTATAGTCTCATCTTTAGACTCTGGTTTTCCAAAATAATATCCTTGAATATAATCTACATCCAGACTCTTAACTACTTCTAATTCCTCTTTTCTTTCAACACCTTCTAAACATACTTTTATATTGTATTGTTTTGATATTTCAACTATAAACTTTATAAATGTAACATCAAAAGGATTTTCTAAAAGATCTTTAACAAAAGAACGATCTATCTTTATCATATCTACATGAACTTCCTTTAATATTCCAAAAGAAGAGTAACCCATTCCAAAATCATCCAAGGCTATATCAATTCCTAAATCTTGAATTTTTTTGCAGATCTCTTTCAATGTCTTAACATTTTTTATTGTACTACTCTCTGTTATCTCCAGAATTAAATTTTTCACTGGAAAACTGTTCTCC
It contains:
- a CDS encoding HD domain-containing phosphohydrolase, with protein sequence MRRFIFYFILILLNSLLYSKEILKVKVPFNRVDMYLYRDMDKGKYEGVYVDILEKLEEKKNYKFEYIFNEKDPDVILRAVEPEELAGYKFIQMPITYRIAVLVKNSGKLTKMSDLKGLKIGYVENSRGIDEIEKRFDKIKFDKIVMKNRTDALESLKNEDIDALILSNWIENNSVETSVRVIENILYREQIAIKEEYNSLYNSLNEELKDYDNEKLKKTLDKNRINFYRYILKDIPSYEYVKEKYKNIKVKIPSDEYLLPIYYKNNGSIKGILPDIVKDIEKILNIPITITRSDDWDINGVIIEKNDLKKDYMFTKPYYQNTVGIANRKLDSFTVKLSDLSHEKIVMVKNVDIEIPLPETIEKSKIIYVETLEEGINKLLNYEGDYLIFFTSMLEGAITNNFLENKIKIAGVLNEDFSISMGIKKKDVELGNVFQTLVESFSLDRTMIDSRANKNILFEKNYKLIAQIVIPLIIFIIILTILILKAEANRKKAEKLSEMLVESFEAIHQLDQEEAGDHGKRLAMYSEFLAKKYNCNKAFIAEIKKQTPFHDIGKIAISKDILTKPGKLTEEEFNEVKKHTDIGAKIAKKLQLGDMAENIVRFHHEKWNGKGYPLGLKTKDIPLESRIVAIADMYDNLRQTKIYRKGYSHLEAVEIIKNERGESFEPEIVDIFEKNHNYFEKIYQSYNKSVYLVNDIFNLKED
- a CDS encoding DUF4402 domain-containing protein codes for the protein MKKNTILLLFLLISILTIGSNKTAIVEVTVDILRPITITKISDVDFGSISIGSSNVTVKQEGKIAITGYGNIKVEWKALEGSEFKSIKENLEVPIYNSARKAITTKLMVKDLNSLNGNNIKITKLTGEEFSIGGVIENVPVETEPGKYSGGIVIRATYVD
- a CDS encoding ABC transporter substrate-binding protein; protein product: MKKYIILFIFKFIISFANKLPLDLEDNFFDDIYQENIQEKALKNIKISQGRKISNLNPILINDDYSKRFVNLVYNRLFIKDNNGEIKPSLVKEFKWLDEKNLYIELKSDIYFHNGDELEAKDIKFSLEQLKNNNLKYLFSEIMEIKILDDKKLVIKLSEEDNTFLEKLTYDVTSIVKIKGQKIYGTGKYYVKSLKNNSIVLRENKDYFEEVALVEELQFYSEIKDQKRLISLFNERVDAVLDIDEETLEYGEKFKIIDENSVIIEDKTVRISVLSFGQKYRYSRAEKEDLRRVLGKEKTPFFPKELINIDEREKNTKANSSKNISLKKSIDLMILNTDKNIKEAEEIKSYFKRANIELNILPHNFESYSQKMKNKDYDLALYDISIVGNDILFNIAKIFLKDLEEYEVYNSLKPFFKLLKQEKTAKGREIILKKMLGLIQKELPYIPIKNHKDYMIISEKVERYYKEWEKKQI